A region from the Vicia villosa cultivar HV-30 ecotype Madison, WI linkage group LG3, Vvil1.0, whole genome shotgun sequence genome encodes:
- the LOC131657154 gene encoding uncharacterized protein LOC131657154 — MANQVKACGETIIEQYMVGKILKSLISRFDNIMVAIEESKDPSTISKEKIQSSLEAHEQIMEERNVDKAKDEIALYARFVGRDNKVKGKWSMNRGRGNYQNNGGKDSQISNKFNIPKCNANKKDSQEAEVKFAGQEDDDKSMPLMVITEAEDKTEWSDHDCQTR, encoded by the exons ATGGCGAATCAAGTGAAGGCTTGTGGAGAGACAATCATTGAGCAGTACATGGTTGGTAAAATCTTGAAATCTTTAATATCAAGATTCGATAACATAATGGTTGCAATTGAAGAGTCCAAGGATCCTTCAACCATAAGCaaagaaaaaatacaaagttCTCTTGAGGCTCATGAGCAAATAATGGAGGAAAGGAATGTTGACAAGGCAAAGGATGAGATTGCTTTGTACGCCCGTTTTGTTGGAAGAGACAATAAGGTGAAAGGAAAGTGGTCCATGAATAGAGGTCGAGGAAACTATCAAAACAATGGTGGAAAGGACTCCCAAATTTCCaacaaattcaatattccaaaatG TAATGCCAACAAGAAAGATTCACAAGAAGCTGAAGTAAAGTTTGCAGGGCAAGAGGATGATGATAAGAGCATGCCGTTGATGGTGATCACTGAAGCAGAAGACAAGACAGAATGGAGTGATCATGATTGTCAAACTCGCTAA
- the LOC131654774 gene encoding carotenoid cleavage dioxygenase 8 homolog B, chloroplastic-like, whose translation MAFIVSPTIMRNSTVCDMPGNSCRDKSIFRNKGIYKGRRNRHDHLTIANATSPSGVITPPPPQENPPGTAGGQHHAAWTSVPQERWEGELQIQGHVPLWLKGTYIRNGPGMWNIGDYNFRHLFDGYATLVGLHFENGRLTAGHRQIESQAYQEAKKNQKICYREFSEVPKAENFLAYIVELASLFSGSSLTDNANTGVVKLGDGRVVCLTETQKGSIVIDPETLETIGKFEYSDSLGGLIHSPHPIVTDKEFLTLIPNLVKSGYLVVRMEAGSNERNVIGRVDCRGGSLPGWVHSFPVTQHYAIVPEMPLRYCAQNLLRAEPTPLYIFQWDPESKAFMHVMCKNSGKIVASVEVPLFVTFHFINAYEEEDEDGRVTAIIVDCCEQNSNTDILDKLRLQNLRSFDGKDVLPDSRVGRFRIPLDGSPYGTLEAALDPNEHGRGIDMCSINPNYLGMKYKYTYACGAQRPCNFPNTLTKIDLELKRAKNWYEEGVVPSEPLFVPRPGATEEDDGVVISIISEKNGEGYALVLDGSTFEEVARAKFPYGLPYGLHGCWVPKQ comes from the exons atggctttcatagtCTCACCAACTATAATGAGAAACTCCACTGTTTGTGATATGCCTGGTAACTCTTGTAGGGACAAGTCTATATTTAGAAACAAGGGCATTTATAAAGGCCGACGCAATCGTCACGATCATTTGACCATCGCAAATGCTACGAGCCCGTCGGGTGTGATTACTCCACCTCCACCGCAGGAGAACCCTCCGGGAACAGCCGGTGGCCAACACCATGCTGCATGGACTAGTGTCCCCCAAGAAAGATGGGAAGGAGAACTTCAGATTCAAGGACATGTTCCACTTTGGCTG AAAGGAACGTACATAAGAAATGGTCCAGGCATGTGGAACATAGGAGACTACAATTTCAGGCATCTCTTTGATGGTTATGCCACCTTGGTTGGACTTCACTTTGAGAATGGGCGGTTGACGGCTGGTCATCGCCAAATCGAATCTCAAGCTTATCAAGAAGCAAAGAAAAATCAGAAGATATGTTACCGTGAATTTTCTGAAGTACCTAAGGCTGAAAATTTCTTAGCTTACATAGTGGAGCTAGCAAGTCTTTTCTCTGGTTCCTCGCTTACAGACAATGCCAACACTGGTGTGGTGAAGCTCGGCGATGGGAGGGTGGTTTGTCTAACGGAGACACAAAAAGGGTCTATAGTGATAGACCCTGAGACATTGGAGACAATTGGAAAATTTGAGTATAGTGATTCATTGGGGGGACTCATTCACTCTCCACACCCCATTGTGACAGATAAGGAGTTTTTAACATTAATCCCTAACCTTGTGAAATCAGGATACTTGGTGGTGAGGATGGAAGCTGGCTCTAATGAGAGAAATGTTATTGGTCGGGTCGATTGTCGAGGCGGATCTTTACCCGGTTGGGTTCACTCCTTTCCGGTTACTCAACACTATGCTATTGTGCCTGAAATGCCATTGAGGTATTGTGCTCAGAATTTGCTCAGGGCTGAACCAACTCCATTATACATATTTCAGTGGGATCCCGAATCCAAAGCTTTTATGCATGTAATGTGCAAGAATAGTGGAAAGATT GTGGCAAGTGTGGAAGTGCCTTTATTTGTTACATTCCATTTCATAAATGCATAtgaagaggaagatgaagatggGAGGGTTACTGCTATCATTGTTGATTGTTGTGAGCAGAATTCAAACACTGACATTCTTGACAAGCTTAGATTACAGAATCTTCGCTCATTTGATGGCAAAGATGTTCTACCAGATTCTAG GGTTGGTAGGTTCAGAATACCACTAGATGGAAGTCCATATGGAACATTAGAAGCAGCATTAGACCCAAATGAACATGGGAGAGGCATTGATATGTGCAgcataaaccctaattatttagggaTGAAATACAAATATACCTATGCTTGTGGAGCACAACGCCCTTGTAACTTCCCCAACACCCTCACCAAG ATTGATCTAGAATTGAAAAGGGCTAAGAACTGGTACGAAGAAGGAGTTGTACCCTCAGAACCATTATTTGTGCCTCGACCAGGAGCAACAGAAGAAGATGATG GTGTGGTAATCTCCATAATCAGTGAGAAAAATGGAGAAGGATATGCATTGGTGTTAGATGGTTCCACTTTTGAAGAGGTTGCTAGGGCTAAGTTCCCTTATGGTCTTCCATATGGGTTGCATGGATGTTGGGTTCCAAAACAGTAA